One part of the Haliotis asinina isolate JCU_RB_2024 chromosome 2, JCU_Hal_asi_v2, whole genome shotgun sequence genome encodes these proteins:
- the LOC137273176 gene encoding tyramine beta-hydroxylase-like has product MWAVRLTAFLTCLRVIYGYGGYRDRIPNGHNLTHPCVRGEMWPGVGHVNPAGGGARNQFGVDFANQGRTWANVCNMDSDGDGMTNGQELGDPQCIWTPGATPTRTEYLTHPGYCDKSSSQTCAGLVTAPCKSSKFHCPATTEEGVKERVLRIPRTPIPSTETTYICMTFDLDDSQDYHMIATKPEIDNDNIMHHIILYGCNDYAPVIAAPQECDMSAPHCEEVIGGWAVGVPGECFYREAGFRIGKTGYKRVLLEYHWNNPQKLSGLMDESGFRIYYTPNLRPYDAGVFWTGELNIVIPPGRSKTVVESMCPSRCTKKILKDTIYIVAGFNHMHYKGTAQTVELFSEGTRRYLTNDQHYSYDSPVEVLYDPPVAVHPGDSLKTTCVFQSVSVKKTTYYGDSTSDEMCYGILTYYPKNATSTSNCYSWKTLNFCDMDNRVIMGCNINDFLNQSHPNTKMVMDKVLDNCSPYGECREECPAAIAEAEKHPCLVKGVMQEYLLYVRSTTSLDLKAMKFVAALGSCSCRKDDGVPPYTGGTTSLDVIASTVVLALSAVFLL; this is encoded by the exons CCTCACTGCTTTCCTTACGTGCCTTAGGGTGATCTATGGGTATGGTGGATACAGAGACCGTATACCCAATGGCCACAACTTGACGCACCCCTGTGTGAGGGGTGAGATGTGGCCGGGGGTTGGGCATGTGAACCCCGCGGGTGGAGGTGCCAGAAATCAGTTCGGTGTTGATTTTGCAAATCAAGGCAGAACG TGGGCTAATGTGTGTAACATGGACTCCGATGGTGATGGGATGACCAATGGTCAGGAACTGGGTGACCCCCAGTGCATCTGGACACCTGGAGCCACGCCCACACGGACCGAGTATCTCACACACCCAG GCTATTGTGATAAATCATCAAGCCAAACATGTGCTGGACTTGTCACAGCTCCATGTAAAAGTAGTAAATTTCATTGTCCTGCAACCACAGAAGAAG GAGTCAAGGAACGAGTTCTGAGGATACCACGAACACCAATACCATCTACAGAAACAACCTACATTTGCATGACCTTTGACCTGGATGACTCACAGGATTACCACATGATTGCCACTAAACCGGAAATTGACAATGATAACATCATGCACCATATTATCCTTTACGGCTGTAATGATTACG CGCCCGTCATTGCAGCTCCACAAGAATGTGATATGTCTGCACCTCATTGCGAGGAAGTAATAGGTGGTTGGGCTGTTGGCGTACCTGGTGAATGTTTCTACAGAGAAGCTGGCTTCAGAATTGGCAAAACCGGCTACAAGAGGGTCCTGCTTGAG TATCACTGGAACAACCCTCAAAAGTTATCTGGGCTAATGGACGAGTCAGGCTTCCGGATCTACTACACCCCCAACCTTCGGCCGTACGACGCGGGAGTCTTTTGGACAGGTGAACTCAACATTGTGATTCCACCAGGACGGAGCAAGACCGTGGTCGAATCTATGTGTCCATCACGGTGCACCAAGAAGATCCTGAAAGATACCATCTATATAGTCGCAGGATTCAACCATATGCATTATAAAG GCACCGCACAAACAGTGGAACTCTTCAGCGAGGGCACGAGACGATACCTTACAAATGATCAACACTACAGCTACGACAGCCCAGTTGAAGTGCT ATATGATCCCCCAGTGGCAGTTCATCCTGGTGATTCCCTGAAGACGACTTGCGTATTCCAGTCTGTGTCTGTCAAGAAAACCACATATTACGGTGACTCTACTAGTGACGAGATGTGTTATGGTATATTGACCTATTACCCTAAGAATGCCACCAGTACCAGCAATTGTTATTCCTGGAAGACACTCAACTTCTGTGACATGGACAACAGAGTTATTATGGGCTGCAATATTAACGACTTCTTGAATCAGTCACATCCCAACACAAAAATGGTTATGGACAAG GTGTTGGACAACTGCAGCCCCTATGGTGAATGTCGTGAGGAATGTCCTGCAGCTATTGCTGAGGCTGAGAAGCACCCATGTCTTGTGAAGGGGGTAATGCAGGAATACCTACTGTACGTTAGGTCCACAACAAGTCTGGATCTAAAAGCAATGAAATTTGTAGCTGCCCTTGGATCCTGTTCATGCAGGAAGGACGACGGCGTCCCACCCTACACTGGAGGCACTACTTCTCTTGACGTTATTGCGTCAACTGTTGTCCTCGCACTCTCGGCAGTTTTCCTTTTGTAG